From one Luteolibacter sp. SL250 genomic stretch:
- a CDS encoding FkbM family methyltransferase → MKQMESFGNDLVLDVGANAGQFGQELREAGYRGDIHSFEPLDDAFAILAQTAARDARWNVKNCALGAERGESVIHVSNNSFSSSLLGMLPTHEEAAPESKYVRDQKISVETLDHLFPDIVSRKRSIWLKIDTQGFENQVIAGAKRSLAQIDTVQMEVSLTPLYDGALSIEQMISMMSSHGYCIVDVEPEFCDQATGRLFQVNLTFHRY, encoded by the coding sequence ATGAAACAGATGGAATCTTTTGGAAACGATCTTGTCCTCGATGTCGGCGCGAATGCCGGACAATTCGGCCAAGAGCTGCGCGAGGCGGGATACCGGGGCGATATCCATTCGTTCGAGCCGCTCGATGATGCCTTCGCCATCCTCGCACAGACCGCCGCACGCGATGCCCGTTGGAATGTGAAGAACTGTGCTCTGGGAGCGGAGAGAGGCGAAAGCGTCATCCACGTGTCCAACAACTCCTTCAGCAGTTCATTGCTGGGTATGCTCCCAACCCATGAAGAGGCTGCCCCGGAATCGAAGTACGTGCGGGATCAAAAGATCTCGGTGGAAACTTTGGACCACCTTTTCCCCGATATCGTATCCCGGAAGCGGTCCATCTGGCTGAAGATCGACACCCAGGGATTCGAGAACCAGGTGATCGCAGGTGCCAAAAGAAGCTTGGCCCAGATTGACACCGTGCAGATGGAAGTCTCCCTCACTCCACTCTATGACGGGGCACTGAGCATCGAACAGATGATCTCGATGATGTCTTCCCACGGCTACTGCATCGTCGATGTGGAGCCCGAATTCTGTGATCAGGCAACAGGACGATTGTTCCAGGTCAATCTGACCTTCCACCGCTATTGA
- a CDS encoding class I SAM-dependent methyltransferase, with translation MSSLAKIYQDGTYATKNSAFGDDNAAAKISWALKACKEFKLGHQTIAEVGCGGGAILLGVAEALKPESAVGFEPMAEAFEVAEKRTTPTVSFKNETVSHSSNDFFDLVICFDVFEHIEDYFTFLRNLRMLGKNFLFHIPLDMNAQMVARGTPIQMVREEVGHIHYFSKDSAIAALKECGFSVRGHFYTCGADGAYSGRLFRMMKYPRKIAFALAPDLAVRVLGGYSLMVWASQEPV, from the coding sequence ATGTCATCACTTGCCAAAATTTATCAGGACGGCACCTACGCCACCAAAAACAGCGCCTTTGGTGACGATAACGCCGCCGCAAAGATTTCCTGGGCTCTCAAGGCATGCAAGGAATTCAAGCTCGGCCATCAGACCATCGCCGAGGTGGGATGTGGAGGCGGGGCCATTCTGCTGGGTGTCGCCGAAGCGCTTAAACCGGAATCCGCAGTGGGATTTGAGCCCATGGCCGAAGCTTTCGAAGTAGCGGAAAAGCGGACGACCCCGACCGTCAGCTTCAAAAACGAGACAGTCAGCCATTCCAGCAATGACTTTTTCGACCTAGTGATCTGTTTCGATGTCTTTGAACACATCGAGGATTACTTCACGTTCCTCCGGAACCTCCGTATGCTCGGTAAAAATTTTCTGTTCCATATCCCCCTCGACATGAACGCCCAAATGGTCGCAAGGGGGACACCTATTCAGATGGTGAGGGAGGAGGTGGGCCACATCCATTATTTCTCAAAGGACTCCGCGATCGCCGCCCTCAAGGAATGCGGCTTTTCCGTCAGAGGTCATTTCTACACTTGCGGAGCAGATGGCGCATACAGCGGCCGGCTTTTCCGAATGATGAAATATCCAAGGAAAATCGCGTTCGCCTTGGCCCCCGATCTCGCAGTCCGCGTGCTTGGCGGATATTCGTTGATGGTATGGGCGTCACAGGAGCCCGTATAA
- a CDS encoding acyltransferase produces the protein MNHDQSPQNLVLIDVMRGLAAFAVLVYHASIVSFFPKDNHPFFSGNALTYVESLGWVNAPIFFLTGFGYLGVSLFFIISGFCIHLPYTSPGKYEARGGLRNFLNRRFWRIYPPYIFITCISFILAGAVLQRHEQYNITASYLIDHLWFWHYAPEAPSSMGIVTVSWTVALEVFFYLIYVIAARRLILRFGMKKIAIVWFSIHILYTLSFHLSPAWPGSLHHEFFNPVRFPVTRFGEWILGAWIAEWWATRIRRSNAAPSSAPYLWTASGVALLLSIPLTGLVTNIPRDAASDITAAIGFSCLLKGLLELGTATQYRSVFLKQAVLIGTISYSLYLVHIPVLAAIKIAFPPLPGGPFLHNAVWVVLACTASIAAAAITYVFIEKPAHDLGKHGNHRMTFLGRTMGIGRSTALIASVLWVGFSAWSSTMVSRKIAAFSVPTNHAFFQKAEKGTTPVQITGYAGALAREIEWSSRRADQADDSNPPWKKLAVPTPITGRFSGTIELDPGHHVIWVRSHSNGKKWVSEPKEIYIGDLFLVWGQSNAVGSSELLTSSATSGVRLLGHPHGSSRAAHDPQNHEGGGSYWPKCGEALEKALGYPVGFINVAQGGVPVGRFSDPYWLTKNLNPARWGGQKVRAVLWCQGEADATTSTQDYSDSLGGLIRYSIDSGLFAGDPAWIVSLTSWNGTSVSDNVRNAQRQLPTNSSLVFPGPDTDLIGIRHREADGVHFSQSATTELAGSWANSILQALAPR, from the coding sequence ATGAATCATGATCAATCACCTCAGAATCTTGTCCTGATCGACGTCATGCGGGGACTGGCCGCCTTTGCGGTCCTTGTTTACCATGCAAGCATTGTCTCTTTCTTTCCAAAGGACAATCATCCATTTTTCAGCGGCAATGCCCTTACATACGTGGAAAGCCTTGGATGGGTAAATGCCCCGATCTTCTTCCTGACCGGCTTCGGTTATCTGGGAGTTTCCTTATTTTTCATCATCAGCGGCTTCTGCATCCATCTTCCCTACACTTCACCGGGGAAGTATGAGGCAAGAGGCGGCTTGAGGAATTTCCTCAACCGGCGATTCTGGAGAATATACCCGCCGTATATTTTCATCACCTGCATCTCATTCATATTGGCCGGCGCCGTCCTCCAGAGACACGAGCAGTATAATATCACCGCCTCCTATTTGATAGATCATCTCTGGTTCTGGCACTACGCGCCTGAAGCCCCCTCGTCGATGGGCATCGTGACTGTTTCATGGACGGTTGCCCTGGAGGTTTTCTTCTACCTCATTTATGTAATTGCAGCCAGGCGGCTGATTCTGCGGTTCGGGATGAAGAAGATCGCCATCGTGTGGTTCTCAATCCATATCCTGTACACACTTTCTTTCCATCTCTCCCCTGCTTGGCCCGGAAGCCTCCATCACGAGTTTTTCAATCCGGTGCGATTTCCGGTGACACGCTTCGGGGAATGGATTCTTGGAGCATGGATCGCGGAATGGTGGGCCACCCGCATCCGCCGCAGCAACGCCGCCCCGTCCAGCGCTCCCTACCTCTGGACCGCCAGCGGCGTGGCGTTGCTTCTTTCAATCCCATTAACCGGCCTCGTCACCAATATCCCACGGGATGCTGCGAGTGATATCACCGCCGCCATCGGGTTCTCCTGCCTTTTGAAAGGGCTTTTGGAACTGGGGACCGCCACCCAATATCGCAGCGTCTTCCTGAAACAGGCCGTTTTGATCGGCACCATTTCCTATAGCTTGTATCTGGTCCATATCCCGGTCCTGGCCGCAATCAAGATCGCCTTCCCCCCCCTTCCAGGAGGGCCATTCCTACATAATGCCGTTTGGGTCGTCCTCGCCTGCACCGCATCGATCGCAGCGGCGGCCATCACTTACGTCTTCATCGAAAAACCGGCCCATGACCTTGGCAAGCACGGCAACCACCGTATGACATTCTTGGGTCGGACAATGGGAATAGGAAGGTCCACCGCTCTTATCGCGAGTGTTTTGTGGGTTGGGTTCTCAGCTTGGTCATCGACCATGGTGAGCCGGAAAATAGCCGCCTTTTCGGTACCCACCAATCACGCCTTCTTTCAAAAAGCAGAAAAAGGCACTACACCGGTCCAAATCACCGGATATGCGGGTGCCTTGGCGCGCGAAATCGAATGGAGTTCCCGGCGGGCGGATCAAGCGGATGACTCCAACCCGCCCTGGAAAAAGTTGGCGGTCCCAACCCCGATCACAGGCCGATTCAGCGGGACCATCGAATTGGATCCCGGGCATCACGTTATATGGGTCCGAAGCCACTCCAACGGAAAAAAGTGGGTATCCGAGCCCAAGGAAATCTATATTGGCGATCTGTTCCTCGTGTGGGGCCAATCGAATGCCGTCGGCAGCTCGGAACTGCTCACTTCCTCCGCGACATCAGGAGTCCGGCTTCTCGGCCATCCCCACGGTTCAAGCAGAGCCGCCCACGATCCGCAGAATCACGAAGGAGGCGGATCCTATTGGCCAAAGTGCGGTGAAGCGCTTGAGAAAGCGCTTGGCTATCCTGTAGGCTTCATCAATGTTGCCCAAGGGGGAGTTCCCGTTGGCAGGTTCTCCGATCCCTACTGGCTCACGAAAAACCTGAATCCCGCACGATGGGGCGGACAGAAAGTCCGGGCAGTGCTGTGGTGCCAAGGTGAAGCGGATGCCACCACTTCCACCCAGGATTACTCCGATTCTCTCGGCGGCCTCATCAGATATTCGATAGATTCAGGCCTGTTCGCCGGAGACCCGGCATGGATCGTTTCTCTCACCAGTTGGAATGGCACCAGCGTTTCCGACAACGTAAGGAATGCCCAGCGCCAGCTCCCAACCAACAGCTCATTGGTATTCCCGGGCCCGGATACGGACTTGATCGGAATCCGGCACAGAGAGGCGGATGGCGTCCATTTCTCCCAAAGCGCCACCACGGAACTCGCTGGAAGCTGGGCCAATTCGATCCTACAGGCATTGGCTCCGAGATAG
- a CDS encoding glycosyltransferase family 4 protein, with amino-acid sequence MSSSIHDATVMMVGVVPPPVHGQSIATQALFDADLSPVKKILIPIRSSKTLESVGKFTFSKVSGLILLVLKAWAAWLRHRPSVLYYTAGSGAWIPFIRDFVFLTLCRPLFRRTLIHYHSGNLVEFLEASRFRSIMGRFIYGRDAWTIRLGEHCPAPIYPGGRVLDVPNGIDAPTDLLHEPSASFRILFLGNLFKDKGVIDLIDAVSVLAEKHPLPITLSLIGGWPDGEIRKEIESRIAALPANVTCPPPAPAYGPAKWHATSSHDVFAFPSYYRSENFPLVIIEAMAAGLPVIASDWRGIPSLVKDRETGLLVPPRDIHRLASALENLLLDPALRTRLAEQATAFYQEHLTAAAFTGRVRAIMIRASSPDCK; translated from the coding sequence ATGTCCTCCAGCATCCATGATGCCACCGTAATGATGGTGGGGGTGGTCCCTCCTCCGGTGCACGGCCAGTCCATCGCAACGCAGGCGCTGTTCGATGCGGACCTGTCTCCTGTCAAAAAGATCCTGATTCCCATCCGCTCGAGCAAAACACTCGAGTCGGTGGGAAAATTTACTTTCTCCAAAGTATCCGGGCTGATCCTCCTCGTCCTCAAAGCTTGGGCCGCGTGGCTGCGCCACCGGCCATCGGTCCTATATTACACGGCTGGCAGCGGGGCATGGATTCCCTTCATCAGAGACTTCGTTTTCCTCACACTCTGCCGTCCGCTTTTCCGCAGGACCCTGATACACTACCACTCTGGAAACTTGGTGGAGTTTCTGGAAGCCTCCCGGTTCCGCTCGATCATGGGACGCTTCATCTACGGACGGGATGCCTGGACGATAAGGCTCGGCGAGCATTGTCCTGCCCCCATCTACCCCGGGGGCCGGGTCCTCGATGTACCCAACGGCATCGACGCACCAACCGATCTTCTCCACGAGCCCTCAGCGTCTTTCCGCATCCTTTTCCTCGGAAATCTGTTCAAGGACAAAGGGGTCATCGACCTGATCGATGCCGTAAGCGTGCTGGCCGAAAAGCATCCCTTACCGATCACTCTCTCACTCATCGGGGGCTGGCCCGACGGGGAAATCCGAAAGGAGATCGAAAGCCGCATCGCCGCCCTCCCCGCGAATGTCACATGCCCGCCACCTGCCCCCGCCTATGGACCGGCAAAATGGCATGCCACTTCCAGCCACGATGTCTTCGCATTTCCCTCCTACTATCGTTCGGAAAACTTCCCGCTCGTTATCATCGAGGCAATGGCAGCCGGACTTCCCGTCATCGCCAGTGACTGGCGCGGCATCCCATCCTTGGTGAAAGATCGAGAAACCGGCCTGCTGGTCCCGCCAAGGGATATCCACCGTCTGGCCAGCGCGCTGGAGAACCTCCTGCTCGATCCCGCACTCCGCACTAGGCTGGCTGAACAGGCCACCGCATTTTATCAGGAGCATCTCACCGCCGCCGCCTTCACCGGAAGGGTGCGTGCCATCATGATCCGAGCTTCCAGTCCCGATTGCAAATGA
- the cysN gene encoding sulfate adenylyltransferase subunit CysN → MDLLRFTTAGSVDDGKSTLIGRLLYDSKSIFEDQLEAVEESSRRRGDEHVNLALLTDGLKAEREQGITIDVAYRYFATPKRKFIIADTPGHIQYTRNMVTGASTANLAIILIDARKGVIEQTKRHSFIANLLRIQHLVVAVNKMDLVDHSEETYNQIIKDYHEFASRLDNIVEITTIPISALNGDNVVDKSTNMSWYQGPSLLYHLEHVYVGGEENHIDARFPVQWVIRPMSNDWHDFRGFAGRVAGGVFKPGDEVTVLPSGFTSRIKAIHSPEGEREEAFAPQSVCLTLTDEIDISRGDTLVKANNPPIVSQDIEAMICWFSSKPMPPRAKLVIRHTTQETKAIIQSVKYHVNVDTLHKLEGIDTFSMNDIGRITLRTAVPLIHDSYRRNRATGSFILIDPGTNETVAAGMII, encoded by the coding sequence ATGGACCTTCTCCGTTTCACCACCGCCGGTTCCGTCGATGACGGCAAATCCACCCTGATCGGCCGCCTTCTTTACGATTCCAAATCCATCTTCGAGGACCAGCTTGAGGCCGTCGAGGAATCCTCCCGCCGCCGCGGGGATGAGCACGTCAACCTCGCGCTGCTGACAGACGGCCTCAAGGCCGAGCGGGAGCAGGGCATCACCATCGACGTCGCCTACCGCTATTTCGCCACCCCGAAGCGGAAGTTCATCATCGCCGACACGCCCGGCCACATCCAGTACACCCGCAACATGGTGACCGGTGCCTCCACCGCGAACCTGGCCATCATCCTCATCGACGCCCGCAAAGGCGTGATCGAGCAGACCAAACGCCACTCCTTCATCGCCAACCTGCTCCGCATCCAGCACCTCGTCGTCGCGGTGAACAAGATGGACCTGGTGGACCACTCCGAGGAGACCTACAACCAGATCATCAAGGACTACCACGAGTTCGCCTCGCGTCTCGATAACATCGTGGAGATCACCACCATCCCCATCTCCGCCCTCAACGGAGACAACGTCGTGGACAAATCCACGAACATGTCGTGGTACCAGGGCCCCTCCCTCCTTTACCACCTGGAACACGTCTACGTCGGCGGAGAGGAAAACCACATCGATGCCCGCTTCCCCGTCCAGTGGGTCATCCGCCCCATGTCCAACGACTGGCACGACTTCCGCGGCTTCGCCGGCCGCGTCGCTGGCGGGGTGTTCAAACCTGGAGACGAAGTCACCGTCCTCCCCTCCGGCTTCACCAGCCGGATCAAGGCCATCCACAGCCCGGAAGGCGAACGCGAAGAAGCCTTCGCGCCGCAATCCGTCTGCCTCACCCTCACGGATGAGATCGACATTTCCCGCGGCGACACTTTGGTCAAAGCCAACAATCCCCCGATTGTCTCCCAGGACATCGAGGCCATGATCTGCTGGTTCTCCTCCAAGCCGATGCCGCCACGCGCCAAGCTCGTCATCCGCCACACCACCCAGGAGACCAAAGCCATCATCCAAAGCGTGAAGTACCACGTGAACGTCGATACGCTGCACAAACTGGAAGGCATCGATACCTTCAGCATGAACGACATCGGCCGCATCACCCTGCGCACCGCCGTGCCACTCATCCACGACAGCTACCGCCGCAACCGCGCCACCGGCTCCTTCATCCTGATCGACCCCGGCACGAACGAAACCGTCGCGGCAGGGATGATTATTTGA
- the cysD gene encoding sulfate adenylyltransferase subunit CysD: MPNYQLSHLDQLEAEAIFILRETAAQFQNPALLFSGGKDSIVMAWLARKAFWPARMPFPLVHIDTGHNFPETMTYRDEFVELIRANLVVGSVQESIDTGRVVEEKGPNASRNKLQTVTLLDTIEKHDYDAALGGGRRDEEKARAKERFFSHRDDFGQWDPKNQRPELWNLFNGRKNPGEHFRVFPLSNFTEMDIWMYIKREKIPLPNIYFTHQREVFERNGQLLAVTEFLKPQEHEKVEIRTVRFRTIGDATCTGAVESPAADLDEVIAEVAAARQTERGTRADDKRSETAMEDRKKEGYF; this comes from the coding sequence ATGCCTAACTATCAACTGAGCCATCTCGACCAGCTCGAAGCGGAGGCCATATTCATCCTCCGTGAAACGGCTGCCCAATTCCAAAATCCCGCACTTCTTTTCTCCGGAGGCAAGGACTCGATCGTGATGGCATGGCTCGCCCGCAAGGCATTCTGGCCGGCCCGCATGCCCTTCCCGCTGGTGCACATCGACACCGGCCACAACTTCCCGGAGACCATGACGTACCGCGATGAATTCGTGGAACTGATACGCGCGAATCTGGTTGTCGGCTCCGTCCAGGAATCCATCGACACCGGTCGGGTTGTGGAGGAAAAGGGCCCGAACGCGTCCCGCAACAAGCTCCAGACCGTCACCCTGCTCGATACGATCGAAAAGCACGACTACGACGCCGCCCTCGGCGGCGGCCGCCGCGACGAGGAGAAAGCCCGCGCCAAGGAACGCTTCTTCTCCCACCGTGACGACTTCGGCCAGTGGGACCCGAAGAACCAACGCCCGGAACTCTGGAACCTTTTCAACGGCCGCAAGAATCCCGGCGAACACTTCCGCGTCTTCCCCCTGTCCAACTTCACCGAAATGGACATCTGGATGTACATCAAGCGCGAGAAGATCCCTCTGCCGAACATCTACTTCACCCATCAACGGGAGGTGTTCGAGCGCAACGGCCAGCTCCTCGCCGTCACCGAGTTCCTGAAACCCCAGGAGCACGAAAAGGTCGAGATCCGCACCGTCCGGTTCCGCACCATCGGTGATGCCACCTGCACCGGCGCCGTGGAATCCCCGGCTGCCGATCTTGACGAAGTCATCGCCGAAGTCGCCGCCGCCCGCCAGACCGAACGTGGCACCCGCGCCGACGACAAACGGTCCGAGACCGCCATGGAAGACCGGAAGAAGGAGGGATACTTCTGA
- the cysC gene encoding adenylyl-sulfate kinase: protein MSNIHPEFHRFLQRSDKQSLLKQQGLVIWMCGLSGSGKSTIANAAERVLHQQGRFTVILDGDNLRTGLNANLGFSDTDRLENIRRIAEVAKILVSQGIIVFVSAITPRGELRDLARGLIGDDLFEVYIKASYEACEKRDVKGLYAKAARGEIQHFTGKDGSFEPPANADLVIDTESTSVEDSAFELLEAIRDRIALA from the coding sequence ATGTCCAACATCCACCCAGAGTTCCACCGTTTCCTCCAGCGCAGTGACAAACAGAGCCTGCTCAAGCAGCAGGGACTGGTCATCTGGATGTGCGGTCTGTCCGGGTCCGGAAAATCAACCATCGCGAATGCCGCCGAACGGGTGCTCCACCAACAGGGCCGCTTCACGGTCATTCTGGATGGAGACAACCTCCGCACCGGCCTCAACGCGAACCTGGGCTTCAGCGACACGGACCGGCTGGAAAATATCCGGCGGATCGCCGAGGTGGCGAAGATCCTGGTTTCTCAAGGGATCATCGTCTTCGTCTCCGCAATTACCCCACGGGGAGAACTGCGCGACCTGGCCCGCGGTCTGATCGGGGACGATCTCTTCGAAGTCTATATCAAGGCCAGTTATGAAGCCTGTGAGAAGCGTGATGTGAAGGGGCTCTATGCCAAGGCGGCCCGTGGCGAGATCCAGCACTTCACCGGCAAGGATGGCTCCTTCGAGCCCCCGGCGAATGCGGATTTGGTCATCGATACGGAATCCACCTCCGTGGAGGACTCCGCATTCGAGCTTCTGGAGGCCATCCGCGATCGGATTGCCCTCGCTTAA
- a CDS encoding helix-turn-helix domain-containing protein: MKPLLMMILPVGQAGRPVSRDAFLDECWGSDYFPDSRTLDQHVFTLRKKIEADPAHPSIIGTARGIGYRFGG, translated from the coding sequence ATGAAACCGCTCCTGATGATGATACTTCCCGTGGGTCAGGCGGGCAGGCCGGTCAGCAGGGATGCCTTCCTGGATGAGTGCTGGGGTTCGGACTACTTCCCGGACTCCCGCACGCTGGACCAGCATGTGTTCACGCTGAGGAAGAAGATCGAAGCCGATCCGGCGCATCCATCCATCATCGGGACAGCGCGCGGGATCGGTTACCGGTTCGGCGGTTAG
- a CDS encoding UDP-glucose 6-dehydrogenase — protein MTIKHICCLGAGYVGGPTMAMIAAKCPDIQVTVADFNEKRVDAWNSDELPVYEPGLDEVVVSARGRNLHFTTDIRAAIAAADLIFVSVGTPTKSYGIGAGRAADLRYIESAARLIAEVSDRDKIIVEKSTIPVKTASAIKTILAANSPNGAKFQVLSNPEFLAEGTAISDLNNPDRILIGGETTPEGNAAVEALVSVYANWVPRERIITTNLWSSELSKLVANAFLAQRISSINSISALCEATGADVDEVAKAIGMDSRIGPKFLKASVGFGGSCFQKDILNLVYLCESFGLPEVAAYWNQVIQINDWQKSRFVEKIVRTLFNTVSGKRIAILGFAFKKDTNDTRESAAIHVCRDLLHERAHLAIYDPQVDAAAIHRDLVEAGIDPSLVLSNVEICSDPYEAADGSHALATLTEWDEFKDIDLDKLHNLMLKPAFIFDGRAVFSSAALKAHGLDAFIIGKGI, from the coding sequence ATGACCATCAAACACATCTGCTGCCTTGGCGCCGGCTACGTCGGTGGCCCGACCATGGCAATGATCGCCGCCAAATGCCCTGACATCCAGGTGACCGTGGCGGATTTCAACGAAAAGCGCGTTGATGCCTGGAACTCCGACGAACTCCCTGTCTATGAGCCGGGACTTGATGAGGTGGTCGTTTCGGCCAGGGGTAGAAATCTTCATTTCACCACGGATATCCGGGCAGCCATCGCAGCGGCCGATCTCATTTTCGTATCCGTCGGGACCCCGACGAAGTCCTACGGCATCGGTGCTGGCCGCGCGGCGGATCTCCGCTACATCGAGTCCGCGGCACGCCTGATCGCGGAGGTTTCGGACCGGGACAAAATCATCGTCGAGAAGTCCACCATCCCGGTGAAGACCGCCAGCGCGATCAAGACCATCCTGGCCGCGAACTCACCCAACGGGGCGAAATTCCAGGTTCTCTCCAACCCGGAGTTCCTCGCCGAAGGAACCGCCATCAGCGACCTCAACAACCCGGACCGCATCCTCATCGGCGGGGAAACCACCCCTGAAGGCAATGCCGCGGTGGAGGCCCTGGTCTCCGTCTATGCGAACTGGGTGCCGCGTGAGCGCATCATCACCACCAACCTCTGGTCTTCGGAGCTTTCCAAACTGGTGGCGAACGCCTTCCTCGCCCAACGGATTTCCTCGATCAATTCCATTTCCGCCCTCTGCGAAGCCACCGGGGCGGATGTGGATGAAGTGGCCAAGGCCATCGGGATGGACTCCCGCATCGGCCCGAAGTTCCTCAAGGCGTCCGTCGGCTTCGGTGGCTCCTGCTTCCAGAAGGACATCCTCAATCTGGTCTATCTCTGCGAATCCTTCGGCCTCCCCGAAGTCGCCGCTTACTGGAACCAGGTGATCCAGATCAATGACTGGCAGAAAAGCCGGTTCGTCGAAAAGATCGTCCGTACGCTTTTCAACACGGTCTCTGGCAAGCGCATCGCCATCCTCGGCTTCGCGTTCAAGAAGGACACCAATGACACCCGCGAGTCCGCCGCCATCCACGTCTGCCGGGATCTCCTCCATGAACGTGCCCATCTGGCGATCTACGATCCGCAGGTGGATGCCGCCGCCATCCACCGGGACCTCGTGGAGGCGGGCATCGATCCCTCACTCGTCCTTTCCAACGTGGAGATCTGCTCCGATCCGTATGAGGCGGCTGACGGCTCACATGCGCTCGCCACGTTGACCGAATGGGATGAGTTCAAGGACATCGACCTGGACAAGCTGCACAACCTGATGCTGAAGCCGGCCTTCATCTTCGACGGGCGGGCCGTATTCTCCAGCGCCGCGCTGAAAGCGCACGGCCTGGACGCATTCATCATCGGCAAAGGCATCTAA
- a CDS encoding WecB/TagA/CpsF family glycosyltransferase produces MTTVSVIGLPVAAIDYAMAVAWILGHAAKADRAYAVEAANTHVAALARNDASFGQAMSRFDLICPDGMPLVWSVNARLPPDKKLTDRVYGPTLMLETLRATNTPAAGFRHFLLGGKTSTLETLRANFGEKFPDAVIADTYSPPFGQWPEDELETICRRIRDSGANLIWVGLGCPKQECWIAENKDLLPPGVYFGIGAAFAFHAGEVRQAPGHFQKFGLEWAYRLLMEPRRLFRRYFTYNSLFVYYFLRDRMID; encoded by the coding sequence ATGACAACTGTTTCGGTCATCGGCCTGCCCGTCGCCGCCATCGACTACGCCATGGCGGTCGCATGGATCCTCGGGCATGCCGCCAAGGCTGACCGGGCCTATGCCGTGGAAGCGGCGAACACCCACGTCGCCGCACTTGCCCGGAATGACGCGTCATTCGGACAGGCCATGTCCCGCTTCGACCTGATCTGCCCGGACGGCATGCCACTGGTATGGAGCGTGAACGCCCGACTCCCTCCGGATAAAAAGCTCACGGACCGCGTCTACGGCCCCACCCTCATGCTGGAGACCCTGCGGGCGACCAACACTCCCGCCGCCGGGTTCCGCCATTTTCTGCTGGGGGGCAAAACCTCAACGCTGGAAACGCTCCGCGCGAACTTCGGCGAAAAGTTCCCGGATGCGGTGATCGCGGATACCTACTCCCCGCCCTTCGGCCAATGGCCGGAAGATGAACTCGAAACCATCTGCCGCAGGATCAGGGATTCGGGGGCGAACCTCATCTGGGTGGGCCTTGGCTGCCCCAAACAGGAGTGCTGGATCGCGGAGAACAAGGATCTCCTCCCGCCGGGTGTCTACTTCGGCATCGGGGCGGCATTCGCATTCCATGCCGGGGAGGTCAGACAGGCACCAGGCCATTTCCAGAAGTTCGGACTTGAATGGGCCTACCGCCTCCTGATGGAACCGCGCAGGCTTTTCCGCCGCTACTTCACCTACAACTCCCTCTTCGTCTACTACTTCCTCCGCGACCGGATGATCGACTAG